One segment of Panicum virgatum strain AP13 chromosome 1K, P.virgatum_v5, whole genome shotgun sequence DNA contains the following:
- the LOC120656390 gene encoding protein BIG GRAIN 1-like yields the protein MSPPHDSARAPPARPSRGHQPSFSAALLDAIYQSLEADAEARSSTETRPAPASPAQRTPGSSRHHRTTAAVSSPARSSVRSPRLQRPPRPCRVRPDPQPNPILLPPAHELTGERAEKKKTRRNRKSKRTSKTKAAPFACLLNALLCNRRPARSRSVSVEHTPRATAAAFAAAAPEPASARSILSSRASRRDSAATGGVLTPARRAVRFSPVAVVVDDEGGGGVVGTATRLRDAAEMETVVQAKESAAEAERRVEELLRALGVAEERERAKESSESSSDLFELESLIRAIQQRGTGHISYLDHI from the exons ATGTCTCCTCCACACGACAGCGCCCGCGCCCCGCCGGCTCGGCCCAGCCGGGGGCACCAGCCGTCCTTCTCCGCCGCGCTCCTCGACGCCATCTACCAATCCCTCGAGGCCGACGCCGAGGCGCGCTCGTCCACGGAGACGCGCCCCGCGCCGGCGTCCCCGGCGCAGCGGACGCCGGGTTCAAGCCGTCACCATCGCACTACGGCAGCCGTATCATCGCCGGCCCGCTCCTCGGTCCGGTCTCcgcggctgcagaggccgccgcggccgtgccGTGTCCGGCCCGACCCGCAGCCCAACCCGATCCTCCTGCCGCCGGCACATGAGCTGACGGGGGAACGtgcggagaagaagaagacgaggaGGAACAGGAAGAGCAAGAGGACGTCGAAGACGAAGGCGGCGCCGTTCGCGTGCCTTCTGAACGCCCTGCTCTGCAACAGGAGGCCGGCCAGGTCCAGGTCGGTGTCGGTCGAGCACACGCCGCGGGCGACGGCCGCTGCGTTCGCTGctgcggcgccggagccggcgtCCGCGAGGTCGATCCTCTCGTCGCGCGCGTCCCGGCGGGACTCCGCGGCGACGGGAGGGGTCCTGaccccggcgcggcgcgcggtgaGATTCTCGCCCGTGGCGGTGGTTGTGGacgacgagggcggcggcggagtggtCGGGACCGCGACGAGGCTGCGGGACGCCGCGGAGATGGAGACCGTGGTGCAGGCGAAGGAgtccgcggcggaggcggaaaGGAGGGTGGAGGAGCTGCTGCGCGCGCTCGGCGTGGCCGAGGAGCGGGAGAGGGCAAAGGAGAGCAGCGAGTCCAGCTCCGACCTCTTCGAGCTCGAGAGCTT GATACGGGCCATCCAGCAGCGGGGCACCGGGCACATAAGCTATCTGGACCATATTTAG
- the LOC120643694 gene encoding uncharacterized protein LOC120643694, with the protein MEVGDSHAAVVNKSEENDFEKKDSSNPVVYQLVRVEGDGTLVPATEDDVLQFEHFLHDEKVDLPSIEDVGHVEEFFSNDCILLKKSDLEDGTSKLKTKELHTQKSGADLEENRLQSMDDSLSPPSKCSVVHGQQPDKFLTEQGDNDIAQQDNASTETTKSTVLNDSCNAEKDKADACSRPVDDTSTEPSVSGVNSSVPDFSILRGEVRLDDLTIRELQEAFRATFGRQTTVKDKIWLKRRITMGLTNSCDVPSSGCVVKDYKIVGKDAKQDMPNTGEIPKIGLQATSLVRDQIIYPGNEGDSPSSYYHSEDQQGSSKRFKRVPIHNDEPQVILAEQSTNKRTRKPTKRYIEELTDIETHDSTGKLSSPAKGTARDEVLLKPRVAHFHEAESLGTTYPTRKDTLGGFSVHVPYVSRTRRGRPRKDFISFVDKEPFLEHNGVQTAVEMTLAKEREEGNHVRKAYEVPLSVNSGRGHIEAVDRKRIQNLQPNVYNAASKPKIKRGLTRKHHRAWTLCEVMKLVDGVARFGAGKWSEIRKLSFSSYSYRTSVDLKDKWRNLIRATQTQLPAQKDGACPRKINPSIIPIPPSILLRVKELNELQSQGGGFAAPVKFSGQNSKVVQEKGSGFL; encoded by the exons ATGGAAGTGGGTGACTCGCACGCTGCTGTAGTTAATAAAAGTGAAGAGAATGACTTTGAAAAGAAGGACAGTTCTAATCCCGTGGTCTATCAGCTAGTTCGG GTTGAAGGTGATGGAACACTTGTTCCTGCTACAGAGGATGATGTTTTGCAATTCGAACATTTTCTTCATGATGAGAAGGTTGATCTTCCTTCTATTGAAGATGTAGGTCATGTGGAAGAGTTTTTCAGCAATGATTGCATCTTACTGAAGAAATCTGACTTGGAAG ATGGCACTTCCAAATTGAAGACTAAAGAACTACACACACAAAAATCGGGAGCTGACTTAGAG GAAAACAGGCTACAATCAATGGACGACTCCCTTAGTCCTCCCTCGAAGTGTTCAGTTGTTCACGGCCAGCAGCCAGATAAATTTCTTACAGAACAAGGAGACAACGACATCGCACAACAGGACAATGCTTCAACTGAGACTACAAAATCAACAGTGTTAAATGACTCTTGCAATGCTGAAAAAGACAAGGCTGATGCCTGCTCAAGACCTGTAGATGACACATCTACAGAACCATCTGTTTCTGGAGTTAATAGTTCCGTGCCTGATTTTTCCATATTAAGAGGAGAAGTCCGTTTGGATGATCTTACTATTAGGGAACTTCAGGAGGCATTTAGAGCCACATTTGGGCGGCAGACTACTGTCAAGGACAAGATATGGCTCAAAAGACGGATTACGATGGGCTTGACCAATTCCTGTGATGTTCCAAGTTCAGGTTGTGTAGTTAAAGACTACAAAATTGTTGGCAAGGATGCAAAACAAGATATGCCAAACACAGGTGAAATACCCAAGATTGGGCTTCAAGCTACTTCTCTGGTTAGGGATCAAATTATATATCCAGGAAATGAAGGGGACTCACCATCTAGCTACTATCATAGTGAGGACCAACAAGGATCTTCCAAGAGGTTCAAAAGAGTACCAATACATAATGATGAACCACAAGTAATCCTTGCCGAACAAAGCACTAACAAGAGAACTAGAAAGCCAACGAAAAGATACATAGAGGAGCTTACAGATATTGAAACTCATGACTCCACTGGAAAACTTTCTTCACCTGCAAAAGGGACTGCACGTGATGAAGTGTTGCTGAAACCACGAGTAGCACATTTCCATGAGGCTGAGTCTCTGGGCACTACCTATCCTACTAGAAAGGATACTCTTGGAGGATTTAGTGTACATGTTCCTTATGTTTCAAGGACGagaagggggcgcccaaggaaGGACTTCATTTCATTTGTG GATAAGGAACCTTTTTTGGAACATAATGGGGTTCAGACAGCAGTTGAGATGACGTTGGCAAAAGAGCGTGAAGAGGGGAACCACGTGAGGAAAGCATATGAAGTTCCACTATCG GTAAATTCTGGGAGAGGACATATAGAAGCAGTTGATAGGAAGAGGATTCAGAACCTACAACCAAATGTTTATAACGCTGCTTCCAAGCCCAAAATAAAGCGAGGTTTGACACGGAAGCATCATCGAGCATGGACACTGTGTGAAGTCATGAAGCTGGTTGATGGTGTGGCCCGGTTTGGAGCTGGCAAGTGGTCTGAGATTAGGAAACTGTCCTTTTCCTCGTATTCTTACCGTACTTCGGTGGATCTCAAG GACAAATGGAGGAACCTGATCAGAGCGACCCAGACACAGCTTCCCGCACAAAAAGAT GGCGCCTGTCCAAGGAAGATTAACCCTTCAATCATACCTATTCCACCATCCATTTTGTTACGAGTGAAGGAGCTGAATGAGCTGCAGTCGCAAGGGGGCGGCTTCGCAGCGCCAGTCAAGTTCTCCGGGCAGAACAGCAAGGTTGTACAGGAAAAAGGGTCAGGTTTTTTGTGA
- the LOC120643683 gene encoding replication protein A 70 kDa DNA-binding subunit A-like isoform X3 produces the protein MVILNMEVLVPECEIIGNPVLPPESGVSISNSMRADQFNSAPGSTARSTLTTVTRSNENTPVIQRPMTGNPSNMIPRPSDNAQVFQPTVQPSYRPAPNYRNHGTIMKNDAPARIIPISALNPYQGRWAIKARVTAKGEIRRYHNTKGDGKVFSFDLLDSDGGEIRATCFNALVDRFYEAVEIGKVYVVSRGSLKPAKKDYNHLNSEWEIFLESQSTIELCPDENSSIPAMRFTFTSIDKIEDSENNAIVDVIGVVTSVNPSATIQRKNGMETQKRTITLKDMSGRSVEVTMWGDFCNREGLQLQEMVERGAFPVLAVKAGRVNDYSGKSVGTISSSQLLINSDLAEAHNLRQWFDCGGRDASSQSISRDFTPAASRNEIRKTVAQIKDDGLGMGDKPDWVTVKATVVFFKTDSFCYTACPNVIGDRQCSKKVTKSDSGNWLCDKCNQEFTECDYRYLLQLQIQDHTGTAWATAFQEPGEELLGCSARELYMFKENEDPRYTDVLLQGLYRQYLLRLKVKEETYGDERRVKNTVFKVERIDPSAESKFLLDHISRLTGSY, from the coding sequence ATGGTCATTCTTAACATGGAAGTTCTTGTTCCAGAGTGTGAGATTATTGGAAATCCAGTATTGCCTCCTGAGTCTGGGGTTTCTATTTCAAATTCCATGAGAGCAGACCAGTTTAATAGCGCGCCTGGTTCAACAGCAAGGAGTACTTTGACCACAGTAACAAGGTCCAATGAAAATACTCCAGTAATCCAGCGACCGATGACAGGGAACCCTTCGAACATGATCCCTAGGCCAAGTGACAATGCACAGGTCTTCCAACCAACAGTACAGCCATCATATCGCCCTGCACCCAATTACAGAAACCACGGCACAATCATGAAAAACGATGCTCCCGCTAGAATAATCCCCATATCTGCACTAAATCCTTATCAGGGCCGCTGGGCTATCAAGGCTCGAGTTACTGCCAAGGGAGAGATCCGCCGGTATCATAATACAAAAGGTGACGGCAAAGTGTTCTCTTTTGACCTGCTTGATTCTGATGGTGGTGAGATACGGGCTACATGTTTCAATGCTCTTGTTGATCGCTTCTATGAAGCTGTGGAAATTGGTAAGGTCTATGTGGTATCAAGAGGAAGCTTGAAACCTGCAAAAAAGGACTACAACCATCTGAATAGTGAGTGGGAAATTTTCTTGGAATCTCAGTCAACCATTGAACTTTGTCCTGATGAGAACAGCTCCATTCCTGCCATGCGGTTTACCTTCACATCGATTGATAAAATTGAAGATTCAGAGAACAATGCTATTGTTGATGTCATTGGTGTCGTTACATCTGTCAACCCTAGTGCCACAATACAGAGGAAAAATGGCATGGAAACTCAGAAAAGGACCATTACCCTGAAGGATATGTCTGGTCGAAGTGTTGAGGTTACCATGTGGGGTGACTTCTGCAACAGAGAAGGCTTGCAGCTGCAAGAAATGGTCGAACGTGGGGCCTTTCCTGTGCTGGCTGTTAAGGCTGGAAGAGTGAATGATTACAGTGGTAAGTCTGTTGGCACAATTTCTTCATCTCAACTCCTCATAAACTCTGATCTTGCTGAAGCTCATAACCTTAGGCAGTGGTTTGATTGTGGAGGAAGAGATGCTTCTAGTCAGTCCATATCCAGGGATTTCACTCCAGCAGCATCAAGGAATGAGATCCGAAAGACAGTAGCACAGATAAAGGATGATGGTCTTGGAATGGGGGACAAACCTGATTGGGTCACAGTGAAGGCTACTGTTGTATTTTTCAAGACCGACTCCTTCTGCTACACAGCTTGCCCCAACGTGATTGGAGACAGGCAATGCAGTAAGAAGGTGACAAAGTCTGACTCAGGCAACTGGCTCTGTGACAAGTGCAACCAAGAGTTTACAGAGTGTGATTACAGGTACCTCCTACAGTTACAGATCCAAGATCACACGGGAACAGCTTGGGCAACAGCATTCCAAGAGCCTGGGGAGGAGCTACTCGGTTGCTCGGCGCGAGAACTCTACATGTTCAAAGAGAACGAGGATCCACGCTACACAGATGTTTTGCTCCAAGGCTTGTACCGGCAGTATCTGCTGAGGCTGAAAGTGAAAGAAGAAACATACGGAGACGAGAGACGAGTGAAGAACACTGTGTTCAAGGTGGAGAGGATTGATCCTTCGGCTGAGAGTAAATTTCTGCTTGATCACATTTCAAGGTTGACAGGATCATATTAA
- the LOC120643683 gene encoding replication protein A 70 kDa DNA-binding subunit A-like isoform X1, whose protein sequence is MAAARLTPNAVTATLAGDVNLKPVVQVVDLRSIAVTGPPGAGPRFRAIISDGVATTQALFAAQLCDLARSGLVRRGAIVQLLDYIVNDVRGRRAMVILNMEVLVPECEIIGNPVLPPESGVSISNSMRADQFNSAPGSTARSTLTTVTRSNENTPVIQRPMTGNPSNMIPRPSDNAQVFQPTVQPSYRPAPNYRNHGTIMKNDAPARIIPISALNPYQGRWAIKARVTAKGEIRRYHNTKGDGKVFSFDLLDSDGGEIRATCFNALVDRFYEAVEIGKVYVVSRGSLKPAKKDYNHLNSEWEIFLESQSTIELCPDENSSIPAMRFTFTSIDKIEDSENNAIVDVIGVVTSVNPSATIQRKNGMETQKRTITLKDMSGRSVEVTMWGDFCNREGLQLQEMVERGAFPVLAVKAGRVNDYSGKSVGTISSSQLLINSDLAEAHNLRQWFDCGGRDASSQSISRDFTPAASRNEIRKTVAQIKDDGLGMGDKPDWVTVKATVVFFKTDSFCYTACPNVIGDRQCSKKVTKSDSGNWLCDKCNQEFTECDYRYLLQLQIQDHTGTAWATAFQEPGEELLGCSARELYMFKENEDPRYTDVLLQGLYRQYLLRLKVKEETYGDERRVKNTVFKVERIDPSAESKFLLDHISRLTGSY, encoded by the exons atggcggcggcgaggctgacCCCCAACGCCGTGACGGCGACGCTGGCGGGGGACGTCAACCTCAAGCCGGTGGTGCAGGTCGTCGACCTCCGGAGCATCGCGGTCACCGGCCCCCCGGGTGCCGGGCCCAGGTTCCGCGCCATCATCTCCGACGGCGTCGCCACGACGCAGGCACTGTTCGCCGCGCAGCTCTGCGACCTCGCGCGCTCCGGCCTCGTCCGCCGCGGTGCGATCGTGCAGCTCCTCGACTACATCGTCAACGACGTCCGTGGCAGGAG GGCTATGGTCATTCTTAACATGGAAGTTCTTGTTCCAGAGTGTGAGATTATTGGAAATCCAGTATTGCCTCCTGAGTCTGGGGTTTCTATTTCAAATTCCATGAGAGCAGACCAGTTTAATAGCGCGCCTGGTTCAACAGCAAGGAGTACTTTGACCACAGTAACAAGGTCCAATGAAAATACTCCAGTAATCCAGCGACCGATGACAGGGAACCCTTCGAACATGATCCCTAGGCCAAGTGACAATGCACAGGTCTTCCAACCAACAGTACAGCCATCATATCGCCCTGCACCCAATTACAGAAACCACGGCACAATCATGAAAAACGATGCTCCCGCTAGAATAATCCCCATATCTGCACTAAATCCTTATCAGGGCCGCTGGGCTATCAAGGCTCGAGTTACTGCCAAGGGAGAGATCCGCCGGTATCATAATACAAAAGGTGACGGCAAAGTGTTCTCTTTTGACCTGCTTGATTCTGATGGTGGTGAGATACGGGCTACATGTTTCAATGCTCTTGTTGATCGCTTCTATGAAGCTGTGGAAATTGGTAAGGTCTATGTGGTATCAAGAGGAAGCTTGAAACCTGCAAAAAAGGACTACAACCATCTGAATAGTGAGTGGGAAATTTTCTTGGAATCTCAGTCAACCATTGAACTTTGTCCTGATGAGAACAGCTCCATTCCTGCCATGCGGTTTACCTTCACATCGATTGATAAAATTGAAGATTCAGAGAACAATGCTATTGTTGATGTCATTGGTGTCGTTACATCTGTCAACCCTAGTGCCACAATACAGAGGAAAAATGGCATGGAAACTCAGAAAAGGACCATTACCCTGAAGGATATGTCTGGTCGAAGTGTTGAGGTTACCATGTGGGGTGACTTCTGCAACAGAGAAGGCTTGCAGCTGCAAGAAATGGTCGAACGTGGGGCCTTTCCTGTGCTGGCTGTTAAGGCTGGAAGAGTGAATGATTACAGTGGTAAGTCTGTTGGCACAATTTCTTCATCTCAACTCCTCATAAACTCTGATCTTGCTGAAGCTCATAACCTTAGGCAGTGGTTTGATTGTGGAGGAAGAGATGCTTCTAGTCAGTCCATATCCAGGGATTTCACTCCAGCAGCATCAAGGAATGAGATCCGAAAGACAGTAGCACAGATAAAGGATGATGGTCTTGGAATGGGGGACAAACCTGATTGGGTCACAGTGAAGGCTACTGTTGTATTTTTCAAGACCGACTCCTTCTGCTACACAGCTTGCCCCAACGTGATTGGAGACAGGCAATGCAGTAAGAAGGTGACAAAGTCTGACTCAGGCAACTGGCTCTGTGACAAGTGCAACCAAGAGTTTACAGAGTGTGATTACAGGTACCTCCTACAGTTACAGATCCAAGATCACACGGGAACAGCTTGGGCAACAGCATTCCAAGAGCCTGGGGAGGAGCTACTCGGTTGCTCGGCGCGAGAACTCTACATGTTCAAAGAGAACGAGGATCCACGCTACACAGATGTTTTGCTCCAAGGCTTGTACCGGCAGTATCTGCTGAGGCTGAAAGTGAAAGAAGAAACATACGGAGACGAGAGACGAGTGAAGAACACTGTGTTCAAGGTGGAGAGGATTGATCCTTCGGCTGAGAGTAAATTTCTGCTTGATCACATTTCAAGGTTGACAGGATCATATTAA
- the LOC120643683 gene encoding replication protein A 70 kDa DNA-binding subunit A-like isoform X2 gives MVRAMVILNMEVLVPECEIIGNPVLPPESGVSISNSMRADQFNSAPGSTARSTLTTVTRSNENTPVIQRPMTGNPSNMIPRPSDNAQVFQPTVQPSYRPAPNYRNHGTIMKNDAPARIIPISALNPYQGRWAIKARVTAKGEIRRYHNTKGDGKVFSFDLLDSDGGEIRATCFNALVDRFYEAVEIGKVYVVSRGSLKPAKKDYNHLNSEWEIFLESQSTIELCPDENSSIPAMRFTFTSIDKIEDSENNAIVDVIGVVTSVNPSATIQRKNGMETQKRTITLKDMSGRSVEVTMWGDFCNREGLQLQEMVERGAFPVLAVKAGRVNDYSGKSVGTISSSQLLINSDLAEAHNLRQWFDCGGRDASSQSISRDFTPAASRNEIRKTVAQIKDDGLGMGDKPDWVTVKATVVFFKTDSFCYTACPNVIGDRQCSKKVTKSDSGNWLCDKCNQEFTECDYRYLLQLQIQDHTGTAWATAFQEPGEELLGCSARELYMFKENEDPRYTDVLLQGLYRQYLLRLKVKEETYGDERRVKNTVFKVERIDPSAESKFLLDHISRLTGSY, from the exons ATGGTGAG GGCTATGGTCATTCTTAACATGGAAGTTCTTGTTCCAGAGTGTGAGATTATTGGAAATCCAGTATTGCCTCCTGAGTCTGGGGTTTCTATTTCAAATTCCATGAGAGCAGACCAGTTTAATAGCGCGCCTGGTTCAACAGCAAGGAGTACTTTGACCACAGTAACAAGGTCCAATGAAAATACTCCAGTAATCCAGCGACCGATGACAGGGAACCCTTCGAACATGATCCCTAGGCCAAGTGACAATGCACAGGTCTTCCAACCAACAGTACAGCCATCATATCGCCCTGCACCCAATTACAGAAACCACGGCACAATCATGAAAAACGATGCTCCCGCTAGAATAATCCCCATATCTGCACTAAATCCTTATCAGGGCCGCTGGGCTATCAAGGCTCGAGTTACTGCCAAGGGAGAGATCCGCCGGTATCATAATACAAAAGGTGACGGCAAAGTGTTCTCTTTTGACCTGCTTGATTCTGATGGTGGTGAGATACGGGCTACATGTTTCAATGCTCTTGTTGATCGCTTCTATGAAGCTGTGGAAATTGGTAAGGTCTATGTGGTATCAAGAGGAAGCTTGAAACCTGCAAAAAAGGACTACAACCATCTGAATAGTGAGTGGGAAATTTTCTTGGAATCTCAGTCAACCATTGAACTTTGTCCTGATGAGAACAGCTCCATTCCTGCCATGCGGTTTACCTTCACATCGATTGATAAAATTGAAGATTCAGAGAACAATGCTATTGTTGATGTCATTGGTGTCGTTACATCTGTCAACCCTAGTGCCACAATACAGAGGAAAAATGGCATGGAAACTCAGAAAAGGACCATTACCCTGAAGGATATGTCTGGTCGAAGTGTTGAGGTTACCATGTGGGGTGACTTCTGCAACAGAGAAGGCTTGCAGCTGCAAGAAATGGTCGAACGTGGGGCCTTTCCTGTGCTGGCTGTTAAGGCTGGAAGAGTGAATGATTACAGTGGTAAGTCTGTTGGCACAATTTCTTCATCTCAACTCCTCATAAACTCTGATCTTGCTGAAGCTCATAACCTTAGGCAGTGGTTTGATTGTGGAGGAAGAGATGCTTCTAGTCAGTCCATATCCAGGGATTTCACTCCAGCAGCATCAAGGAATGAGATCCGAAAGACAGTAGCACAGATAAAGGATGATGGTCTTGGAATGGGGGACAAACCTGATTGGGTCACAGTGAAGGCTACTGTTGTATTTTTCAAGACCGACTCCTTCTGCTACACAGCTTGCCCCAACGTGATTGGAGACAGGCAATGCAGTAAGAAGGTGACAAAGTCTGACTCAGGCAACTGGCTCTGTGACAAGTGCAACCAAGAGTTTACAGAGTGTGATTACAGGTACCTCCTACAGTTACAGATCCAAGATCACACGGGAACAGCTTGGGCAACAGCATTCCAAGAGCCTGGGGAGGAGCTACTCGGTTGCTCGGCGCGAGAACTCTACATGTTCAAAGAGAACGAGGATCCACGCTACACAGATGTTTTGCTCCAAGGCTTGTACCGGCAGTATCTGCTGAGGCTGAAAGTGAAAGAAGAAACATACGGAGACGAGAGACGAGTGAAGAACACTGTGTTCAAGGTGGAGAGGATTGATCCTTCGGCTGAGAGTAAATTTCTGCTTGATCACATTTCAAGGTTGACAGGATCATATTAA
- the LOC120643743 gene encoding ubiquitin-like protein ATG12, whose protein sequence is VTLGLDAPRSTSNRPKTPNRVPIDSREASQKKKKKNRLERNQSCLRFPSCAASCLRRCHRRKTPAPRQKKVDQKAVVHVRSTGDAPILKQSKFKISGRDKFFKVIEFLRRQLHQDTLFVYINSAFSPNPDELVIDLYNNFGIDGKLVVNYALSAAWG, encoded by the exons GTCACCTTGGGCCTAGACGCTCCGAGATCGACCAGTAATAGGCCCAAAACTCCAAATCGAGTTCCGATAGACTCGAGAGAagcttctcaaaaaaaaaaaaaaaaaaatagactCGAGAGAAATCAGAGCTGCTTGCGATTTCCGAGCTGTGCTGCCTCTTGCCTTCGCCGTTGCCATCGACGAAAAACACCGGCTCCTCGTCAAAAAAAGGTGGATCAAAAAG CGGTGGTGCACGTGCGGTCGACGGGCGATGCCCCGATACTGAAGCAATCCAAATTCAAG ATTTCGGGACGAGATAAATTTTTTAAGGTCATTGAGTTTCTTCGCCGACAACTTCATCAGGATACACTG TTTGTCTATATCAACAGTGCATTTTCGCCAAACCCAGACGAACTGGTAATTGACTTATATAAC AACTTTGGAATTGATGGGAAACTGGTGGTAAATTATGCTTTATCAGCAGCATGGGGCTAA